One part of the Rhodococcus oxybenzonivorans genome encodes these proteins:
- a CDS encoding alpha/beta hydrolase: MVDCPGSREALRLQGLGRPRSKNAAALCVAWGANHDWGKVQRRRVDREGERPVPHYWEHVMWVWGHDDLDEFLDFADGVNLDGVVENITVPFLIAHGENDRQIPVEYAHRSYEQATASPKQQLRIFTAEEGGAEHVGLDHLPHVSDFVAELELPHQEARSARAFSSPAVRISSTACSPVIARASCMLEMRTVISPTARVLARVGSRDQSLASRCATSSTIAATPR, encoded by the coding sequence ATGGTCGACTGCCCCGGCAGCCGCGAAGCACTGCGCCTGCAGGGACTCGGGCGGCCGCGTTCGAAAAACGCGGCCGCGCTGTGTGTGGCATGGGGCGCAAACCACGACTGGGGCAAGGTGCAGCGTCGCCGCGTCGACCGGGAAGGTGAACGCCCGGTGCCGCACTACTGGGAACACGTGATGTGGGTCTGGGGTCACGACGACCTGGACGAGTTCCTCGACTTCGCCGACGGCGTCAACCTCGACGGTGTCGTGGAGAACATCACCGTCCCGTTCCTGATCGCACACGGCGAAAACGACCGGCAGATTCCGGTCGAATACGCCCACCGCTCGTACGAGCAGGCCACCGCCAGCCCGAAACAGCAGCTACGGATCTTCACCGCCGAAGAGGGAGGCGCCGAACACGTCGGCCTCGATCACCTGCCGCACGTGAGCGATTTCGTCGCCGAACTCGAACTACCGCATCAGGAGGCCAGGAGCGCTCGGGCGTTCTCGAGCCCCGCCGTGAGAATCTCCTCCACCGCCTGCTCGCCTGTCATCGCTCGCGCCAGCTGCATGCTCGAGATGAGGACAGTCATCAGCCCGACTGCTCGCGTCCTGGCCAGAGTGGGATCAAGGGACCAATCCCTTGCCAGTCGATGCGCAACCTCATCAACGATCGCGGCAACGCCGCGCTGA
- a CDS encoding SDR family NAD(P)-dependent oxidoreductase — MRFLPSPKTYDLHGKVVLVTGGNGGIGSATAKELLRRGARVTIADLAADTPERAARLHAAHALGVIADVRRRDELAAAVAATVEHFGRVDVVVANAGLLPKAATLRTTPESDVDAALAVNVSGVVNTIDAALEQVLANRGQVVLISSVFAFVNGMGTIPYAMSKAAVEQLGRALRIELTDVGASVLTAYFSLVDTAMIKHGVDEDPVVLDLLGALPKTLMKRVTPTSAANAIADGLERRTPRVIHPSRWSAISAARGVIGPVLDKKLTTDRTVLDVLARLDQRGSQRQTSTPTTSRKKIS; from the coding sequence ATGAGGTTTCTGCCGAGCCCCAAAACCTATGACCTCCACGGGAAGGTCGTCCTGGTCACCGGCGGTAACGGCGGGATCGGAAGCGCTACAGCCAAAGAACTCCTCCGCAGGGGTGCACGGGTAACCATCGCCGATCTCGCCGCAGACACCCCCGAACGCGCAGCGCGTCTCCACGCCGCTCACGCTCTCGGGGTGATCGCCGACGTACGCCGGCGCGACGAGCTCGCCGCCGCGGTCGCTGCGACTGTGGAGCACTTCGGTCGGGTGGACGTGGTGGTCGCCAATGCCGGACTCCTACCGAAGGCCGCAACTCTTCGCACCACACCAGAGTCCGACGTCGACGCTGCGCTGGCCGTCAACGTGTCGGGGGTCGTCAACACCATTGACGCCGCACTGGAACAGGTACTGGCCAACCGCGGGCAGGTCGTGCTGATTTCATCAGTGTTCGCCTTCGTCAACGGCATGGGCACCATTCCCTACGCCATGAGCAAAGCAGCAGTGGAGCAGCTCGGGCGTGCCCTGCGGATTGAGCTCACCGACGTCGGCGCTTCCGTCCTGACCGCCTACTTCTCCCTGGTCGACACCGCCATGATCAAGCACGGTGTCGACGAGGACCCGGTCGTCCTCGACCTCCTCGGCGCACTCCCCAAAACCTTGATGAAGCGCGTCACACCGACATCGGCAGCCAATGCCATCGCGGACGGGCTCGAACGTCGCACACCCCGCGTGATTCACCCCTCCCGGTGGTCGGCGATCTCGGCTGCACGCGGCGTCATCGGACCGGTGCTCGACAAGAAGCTCACCACAGATCGCACCGTGCTTGACGTCCTGGCTCGCCTTGACCAGCGCGGATCCCAACGACAAACCTCCACCCCGACCACATCACGGAAGAAGATCTCATGA
- a CDS encoding YciI family protein, with amino-acid sequence MALFAVIWSYTTDASVKEAAHAEHLIFVKDAAARGVLQEAGAWVDGAGALLVFKADSEDALRSLLAEDPYVTQGVVVEERIYQWNPVIGPLVGV; translated from the coding sequence ATGGCCTTGTTCGCTGTGATCTGGTCGTATACCACCGATGCGTCGGTCAAAGAGGCTGCGCATGCCGAACATCTGATTTTCGTCAAGGATGCGGCTGCCCGAGGCGTGCTGCAGGAGGCCGGCGCCTGGGTCGACGGCGCCGGAGCCTTACTGGTATTCAAAGCGGACAGCGAGGACGCCCTGCGTTCTCTGCTTGCGGAGGATCCTTACGTCACGCAGGGCGTCGTCGTAGAGGAGCGCATCTACCAATGGAATCCAGTCATAGGCCCTCTCGTCGGCGTCTAA
- a CDS encoding NADH:flavin oxidoreductase/NADH oxidase family protein has protein sequence MIVLQSTSGVTVRNPTTALSNPLDLPCGLRLPNRITKAAMSEALAGSDNAPNEQLAHLYRRWGKGGYGLLITGNVAVDRTQLGEPGNVVIEDDRDHDALASWSKAAHDGGTPIFVQLNHPGRQANPLNLGHTPVAPSAVALAMPGAATPRELTDTEIEDIVDRFARAATVCEAAGFDGVQIHAAHGYLVTQFLSPLANLRTDKWGGDPERRRRFLLEIVRRTRKAVSPGFAVSVKLNSADFQKGGFTEAESRDVVAALVNEGVDLIEISGGNYESPAMSGSAAASTRAREAYFLEYAASVKGIAGHVPIAVTGGFRTHAGMDSAVRSGECDLVGIARPSATNPEAAADIFADEDAELKTHEISYGLRPLLGRVADLKQLDGLLNISWNTDQLHRLSRGQEPDLKRGPIKTTLTMVRRNGRFTFGKRRGL, from the coding sequence ATGATCGTACTCCAATCAACTTCTGGAGTAACCGTGAGAAATCCGACAACGGCCCTGAGCAACCCGCTCGACCTTCCCTGCGGCCTGCGCCTGCCGAACCGCATCACTAAAGCCGCGATGAGCGAGGCACTCGCCGGCAGCGACAACGCTCCGAACGAGCAGCTGGCACACCTCTACCGACGCTGGGGAAAGGGGGGCTACGGACTGCTCATCACTGGCAACGTCGCAGTGGATCGCACTCAGCTCGGGGAGCCCGGCAACGTCGTCATCGAGGACGACCGCGACCACGATGCCCTGGCTTCGTGGTCCAAGGCCGCCCACGACGGCGGCACACCCATCTTCGTCCAGTTGAATCACCCCGGCCGACAGGCAAACCCACTCAACCTCGGCCACACCCCCGTCGCTCCCAGCGCTGTCGCACTGGCGATGCCTGGCGCGGCGACACCACGCGAACTGACCGACACCGAGATCGAGGACATCGTTGATCGGTTCGCCCGCGCGGCGACCGTATGTGAGGCCGCCGGCTTCGACGGCGTTCAGATCCATGCCGCCCACGGGTATCTCGTCACCCAGTTCCTCTCGCCCCTGGCGAACCTACGCACCGACAAATGGGGCGGCGACCCCGAGCGGCGCAGGCGATTCCTGCTCGAGATCGTCCGCCGCACCCGCAAGGCAGTCAGCCCGGGGTTCGCCGTGAGCGTCAAACTCAACTCGGCTGACTTCCAGAAAGGCGGCTTCACCGAGGCCGAGTCACGCGACGTCGTTGCCGCCCTCGTCAACGAAGGCGTCGACCTCATCGAAATCAGCGGGGGCAACTACGAGTCCCCCGCCATGTCGGGCTCCGCAGCGGCGAGCACCCGCGCTCGCGAGGCGTACTTCCTCGAATACGCAGCGTCCGTCAAGGGCATTGCAGGCCACGTGCCGATCGCCGTCACCGGAGGCTTCCGCACCCACGCGGGCATGGACTCGGCCGTCAGGAGTGGCGAGTGCGACCTCGTGGGCATCGCACGCCCCTCCGCCACCAACCCCGAGGCTGCTGCCGACATCTTCGCCGACGAAGACGCTGAGTTGAAGACACACGAAATCAGCTACGGACTTCGCCCACTCCTGGGTCGTGTTGCCGACCTCAAGCAGCTCGACGGACTTCTCAACATCAGCTGGAACACCGACCAACTGCACCGACTGAGCCGCGGTCAGGAGCCAGATCTCAAGCGCGGCCCGATCAAAACCACTCTGACGATGGTACGGCGCAACGGCCGCTTCACCTTCGGGAAGCGTCGGGGCCTGTGA
- a CDS encoding CaiB/BaiF CoA transferase family protein produces the protein MELTPGALHGLRVIDLTTVIMGPFATATLADMGADVIKVESLDGDMSRDIGSRRHDGMSALTLNLQRNKRSIAIDLASEEGREILDDLVRNADVLVTNLRPRSRQKLGITYERLSENNPGLILCTAQAYGSETVFRDYPAYDDIVQAASGAAKLTELIDGEPRYAPYVIADKVVGLYIVIAVLAAAMEKNHTGLGQEVDVPMVDAMIGFNLVEHFGGHTFAPAEGNFGWARVLTPERVPHQTADGWICIMPYSAKNWNDFFTVAGCGDLVNNPRYASVNDRHTHMGELLSAIREAVPSRTTQEWLTMCEAHGIPASDLLDLAHAHENPYVLDQELITKREHPTEGEYYATRTPFAMSRTPISFSRHAPLLGEDTFTILEELGYSADRVHALADTSVVRATSPQGTSS, from the coding sequence GTGGAACTCACACCCGGCGCTCTCCATGGTCTGCGCGTCATCGATCTGACGACCGTGATCATGGGCCCCTTCGCCACCGCAACCCTCGCCGACATGGGCGCAGACGTCATCAAGGTCGAGAGCCTCGACGGTGACATGAGCCGAGATATAGGTTCCCGCCGCCATGACGGGATGAGCGCTCTGACACTCAACCTCCAGCGCAACAAGCGCAGCATCGCGATCGACCTTGCCTCCGAGGAGGGCCGCGAGATCCTCGACGATCTAGTGCGCAATGCGGATGTGCTGGTGACGAATCTACGGCCACGCTCCCGGCAGAAGTTGGGCATCACCTATGAGCGGCTCTCGGAGAACAATCCGGGACTGATCCTCTGCACCGCACAGGCATACGGATCCGAAACCGTCTTTCGGGACTACCCCGCCTACGACGACATCGTGCAAGCAGCGTCAGGCGCCGCGAAACTCACGGAACTCATCGACGGTGAACCACGTTATGCCCCATACGTCATCGCCGACAAAGTCGTCGGTCTCTACATCGTCATCGCCGTCCTCGCCGCCGCGATGGAGAAGAACCATACCGGCCTCGGCCAGGAGGTCGACGTACCGATGGTCGACGCGATGATCGGTTTCAATCTCGTCGAACACTTCGGTGGCCACACCTTCGCCCCGGCCGAAGGGAACTTCGGATGGGCACGCGTGCTGACACCGGAACGAGTCCCACACCAAACAGCCGACGGCTGGATTTGCATCATGCCGTACTCGGCGAAGAACTGGAACGACTTCTTCACCGTCGCCGGCTGCGGCGACCTGGTGAACAACCCCCGCTACGCCTCGGTGAACGACCGCCACACCCACATGGGCGAACTTCTCTCAGCGATCCGAGAGGCCGTCCCGAGCCGAACCACCCAGGAATGGCTGACCATGTGTGAGGCACACGGAATTCCCGCGTCCGACCTACTCGATCTCGCCCATGCGCACGAAAACCCCTACGTTCTGGACCAGGAACTGATCACTAAGCGCGAACATCCCACCGAAGGCGAGTATTACGCCACCCGCACTCCGTTCGCGATGTCACGCACACCGATCTCGTTCAGCCGGCACGCTCCCCTGCTCGGCGAGGATACCTTCACCATCCTCGAAGAACTCGGTTACTCCGCCGATCGCGTCCATGCGCTGGCCGACACATCGGTAGTGAGGGCGACGTCGCCTCAGGGGACCTCCTCCTGA
- a CDS encoding aldehyde dehydrogenase family protein, whose product MSVNLDRPTLPSSIADGTTLYIAGRWSTATDTFERLDPSDLRRVTGIYASATPSNVEAAYAAAGGAQPAWSETTAIERSNYLRSAADLLESRVHEAALTITADMGKAIRDARAEVLRSVAILRYYAGEILQPSGETYPSADSHTMLMTVEEPLGVVCVVTPWNFPFALPAWKIAAAIGFGNAVVWKPAEPACGSAVFLTRILAEAGLPAGVVNLVTGSGRKLSAALTGNPRLAALTFTGSGAVGSRLRQAVADRNIKVQLELGGKNPSIVLADADVEDAALQIVKSAMLHTGQRCTATSRVYVDRAVAPRLRELLVKHADALVVGNPYDAATDIGPLASVEQRDTVAGYLQLAREENVQFLTRREFDSDTCYIAPTILTGVSEKSRLVREEIFGPVVTVQEVDGFDDALKAANDTDYGLSSGVFTRDIATAMTFIRRTQSGLVHINRETSSVEPHVPFGGLKSSSSMSREQGKAARTFFTTTKTAYVRWT is encoded by the coding sequence ATGTCCGTGAACTTGGACAGACCAACGTTGCCGTCGTCGATCGCTGACGGGACAACGTTGTATATCGCAGGTCGATGGAGCACCGCCACCGACACTTTCGAGCGTCTAGATCCCTCCGATCTCCGCCGTGTGACGGGAATCTACGCTTCGGCGACTCCCAGTAATGTCGAGGCTGCGTACGCGGCCGCAGGCGGTGCTCAACCAGCGTGGTCCGAGACGACAGCAATTGAGCGGTCGAACTATCTTCGTTCTGCCGCTGACCTTCTGGAAAGCCGCGTTCACGAAGCTGCCCTCACGATCACCGCAGACATGGGGAAGGCGATCCGTGACGCACGCGCCGAAGTCCTGCGCAGTGTCGCCATCCTCCGCTACTACGCCGGTGAGATTCTGCAACCCAGTGGAGAGACATACCCCAGTGCCGACTCACACACGATGCTGATGACGGTAGAGGAGCCGCTCGGCGTCGTCTGTGTAGTCACACCGTGGAACTTCCCTTTCGCGCTTCCGGCGTGGAAGATCGCGGCGGCAATAGGTTTCGGGAACGCGGTTGTGTGGAAGCCCGCCGAACCGGCCTGCGGATCCGCAGTCTTCCTGACGAGGATTCTCGCAGAAGCCGGGTTGCCCGCGGGGGTCGTCAATCTGGTGACAGGCAGTGGTAGAAAGCTCTCGGCGGCGCTCACCGGGAACCCGCGACTCGCAGCCTTGACCTTCACCGGTTCGGGTGCAGTCGGGTCGCGACTCCGTCAGGCCGTCGCCGATCGCAACATCAAGGTCCAGCTCGAGCTGGGCGGCAAGAACCCGTCCATTGTTCTCGCTGACGCCGATGTCGAGGATGCAGCGCTACAGATCGTGAAGAGCGCGATGCTCCACACGGGACAGCGTTGCACCGCGACGAGCCGGGTTTACGTCGACCGCGCCGTCGCTCCCAGGCTACGAGAACTGCTGGTGAAGCACGCTGACGCGCTCGTCGTCGGTAATCCGTACGACGCGGCCACCGATATCGGCCCACTAGCCTCGGTGGAGCAACGTGACACGGTGGCCGGCTACCTGCAACTCGCCCGCGAAGAGAACGTCCAGTTTCTCACGAGGCGCGAGTTCGATTCCGACACTTGCTATATCGCACCCACCATCCTGACCGGAGTGTCGGAGAAAAGCAGGCTCGTCCGGGAGGAGATCTTCGGACCAGTCGTGACCGTGCAGGAAGTCGATGGTTTCGACGATGCGCTGAAGGCCGCGAACGACACGGACTACGGCCTGTCCTCGGGAGTCTTCACCAGAGACATCGCGACCGCGATGACCTTCATCCGGCGCACACAATCAGGGTTGGTGCACATCAATCGCGAGACCAGCAGTGTCGAGCCGCATGTGCCGTTCGGTGGGCTCAAGAGCTCGAGCAGCATGAGCCGAGAACAGGGGAAGGCCGCACGTACCTTCTTCACAACCACCAAGACCGCGTATGTCCGCTGGACCTAG
- a CDS encoding alpha/beta hydrolase, with amino-acid sequence MSVSKESLFLNDLYASWLTRSEGMDLASQRDMFEEWHLPTIEPTDVTYEEVTANGVPAMWAKPLGAAEDRVIVFTHGGGFATGSRFSHRKLAAHLAKLAGVCALIVDFRLAPEHKHPAQLEDCMAVHKWLRTQGYKAEYTATVGDSAGANLAISTTFELARLDLPTPAAVVALSPWLDMEIKGMTVESNDAVDVLAKRAVLETMRGMFLSEPADATDPRANPLLSDYTDFPPVYVSVGGYETLLDDSRRLAELIEKVSGEVVLDVVDEQQHVFHFNAGRAPEADQALSRIAQWLRPKLGLA; translated from the coding sequence ATGTCCGTGAGCAAAGAATCCCTGTTCCTCAACGACCTGTACGCGTCGTGGCTTACCCGGTCCGAAGGAATGGACCTCGCCAGTCAGCGAGATATGTTCGAAGAGTGGCATCTTCCGACCATCGAGCCTACCGACGTCACCTATGAGGAAGTGACAGCCAACGGTGTGCCGGCAATGTGGGCCAAGCCTCTGGGGGCCGCCGAAGACCGCGTAATCGTCTTTACCCACGGTGGCGGCTTCGCGACGGGTTCACGCTTCTCACACCGCAAGCTTGCAGCACACCTGGCTAAATTGGCGGGTGTTTGCGCCCTGATCGTGGACTTCCGGCTCGCGCCGGAGCACAAGCACCCAGCCCAACTCGAAGATTGCATGGCCGTCCACAAGTGGCTCCGCACGCAGGGTTACAAGGCGGAGTACACGGCGACCGTCGGCGACTCGGCGGGCGCCAATCTCGCGATCTCGACAACGTTCGAGCTCGCGCGTCTGGACCTTCCCACTCCTGCTGCCGTCGTCGCGCTTTCACCATGGCTCGATATGGAGATCAAAGGGATGACGGTCGAATCGAACGACGCGGTCGACGTTTTGGCCAAGAGGGCGGTTCTGGAAACGATGCGGGGAATGTTCCTCTCCGAACCCGCAGATGCAACGGACCCGCGGGCGAACCCACTGCTCAGCGATTACACCGACTTCCCTCCGGTGTACGTATCGGTCGGTGGCTATGAGACGCTTCTGGACGACTCACGTCGGTTGGCCGAACTGATCGAGAAGGTGAGTGGCGAGGTGGTGTTGGACGTGGTCGATGAGCAACAGCATGTATTCCACTTCAATGCGGGTCGGGCACCCGAGGCGGATCAAGCGCTGAGCCGGATCGCCCAGTGGCTGCGTCCCAAGTTGGGCCTCGCCTGA
- a CDS encoding flavin-containing monooxygenase, with amino-acid sequence MSTTAPAVTEVLDVLVVGAGFAGLYQLENLRSRGYSVKVVEAGEDLGGIWHWNRYPGARVDSEGPIYQFTRPDLWDDFGFSELYPGGDELRRYFKYVDGKLDLSKDIYYNTRVASAEFDETANTWTVTAKNGNLFVCKYFVLCTGFAAKPIFPKLPGMDSFAGINHHTGLWPEGGIDFAGKRVAIIGTGASGVQVAQEASKEAAQLTVFQRTPVQALPMRQRQLTDQDNATIKSDLADRFSRRPASFSGFDFDFIPKSAFEVSDEERTATYERLWEHGFEFWLGTYQDVFVDDAANDTAYEFWRDRTRARIKDPVIAEKLAPMKKAYPFGVKRPSLEQTYYDIFNQDNVRLVDLHEDPIETITPTGLKTASEEHEFDIIVYATGFDAVTGGLTAIDIRGTDGTLLRDKWSNGVRANLGVATAGFPNLLFLYGPLSPSGFCNGPSCAEIQGDLVINTIDYMRDNGLSRIESEADADAAWSDHVAELTAEALYDRADSWYMGANVPGKPRQLLNYPGGLPLYLAKWDETVCAGYKGFALS; translated from the coding sequence ATGAGCACTACCGCACCAGCCGTGACCGAAGTACTTGACGTTCTCGTCGTAGGAGCAGGATTCGCCGGGTTGTACCAGCTCGAGAATCTACGGAGTCGAGGGTACTCGGTGAAGGTCGTCGAGGCGGGTGAGGACCTGGGCGGAATCTGGCACTGGAACCGCTACCCGGGTGCCCGAGTAGACAGCGAAGGTCCCATCTACCAGTTCACGCGCCCCGACCTATGGGATGACTTCGGGTTCTCCGAGCTTTACCCCGGAGGTGACGAACTGCGCCGCTACTTCAAGTACGTCGACGGGAAGCTCGATCTGAGCAAGGACATCTACTACAACACGCGGGTCGCTTCCGCCGAGTTCGACGAGACGGCGAACACCTGGACCGTGACCGCGAAGAACGGAAACCTTTTCGTCTGCAAGTATTTCGTTTTGTGCACCGGATTTGCGGCAAAGCCGATCTTCCCGAAGCTCCCGGGAATGGACAGCTTCGCAGGGATCAACCACCACACCGGACTGTGGCCCGAAGGCGGAATCGATTTCGCAGGAAAGCGAGTCGCCATCATCGGTACCGGCGCCAGCGGCGTGCAGGTCGCTCAGGAGGCGTCGAAGGAAGCCGCACAGCTGACCGTCTTCCAGCGCACTCCCGTTCAGGCGCTCCCGATGCGACAGCGCCAGCTCACCGACCAGGACAACGCGACGATCAAGTCCGATCTGGCGGACAGATTCAGTCGTCGTCCGGCGTCATTCTCCGGCTTCGACTTCGACTTCATTCCCAAGTCAGCCTTCGAGGTGAGCGACGAAGAGCGAACCGCCACCTATGAGCGACTGTGGGAGCACGGTTTCGAGTTCTGGCTCGGAACGTACCAGGACGTCTTCGTCGACGATGCTGCAAACGACACGGCCTACGAGTTCTGGCGTGACCGGACGCGTGCCCGGATCAAGGACCCGGTGATCGCCGAGAAGCTGGCGCCGATGAAGAAGGCGTACCCCTTCGGCGTGAAGCGCCCCTCGCTCGAGCAGACCTACTACGACATCTTCAACCAGGACAACGTGCGTCTCGTCGATCTGCACGAGGACCCGATCGAGACGATCACGCCCACCGGGCTGAAGACCGCTTCGGAAGAGCACGAGTTCGACATCATCGTTTACGCAACCGGCTTCGACGCCGTCACCGGTGGCCTGACCGCGATCGACATTCGCGGCACCGACGGTACGTTGCTCCGGGACAAGTGGTCGAACGGCGTGCGGGCAAACCTTGGGGTCGCGACGGCAGGATTCCCCAACCTGCTGTTCCTCTACGGACCACTCAGCCCGTCGGGCTTCTGCAACGGGCCCAGCTGCGCCGAGATCCAAGGTGACCTCGTCATCAACACCATCGACTACATGCGAGACAACGGATTGAGCCGTATCGAATCCGAGGCGGATGCGGATGCTGCCTGGTCCGATCACGTCGCCGAGCTGACGGCCGAGGCGCTCTACGACAGAGCCGACTCCTGGTACATGGGTGCCAACGTCCCGGGTAAGCCGCGGCAGTTGCTGAACTACCCCGGTGGTCTTCCCCTCTACCTGGCCAAGTGGGACGAGACCGTGTGTGCGGGATACAAGGGCTTCGCGCTTTCCTGA